From Pseudomonas alcaligenes, a single genomic window includes:
- a CDS encoding CoA-acylating methylmalonate-semialdehyde dehydrogenase, with protein MSTVAHFINGEIVLRSGRTAQVFNPSIGEPVRQVELADRATIQAAIDAAKAAFPAWRNTPPAKRAQVMFRFKVLLEANKDKIAAMISEEHGKTLEDAVGELQRGIENVEYACGAPELLKGEYNRNAGPNIDSWSDHQPLGVVAGITPFNFPAMVPLWMYPLAIVCGNCFILKPSERDPSSTLFIAQLLHEAGLPKGVIGVINGDKEAVDALIEAPEVKAISFVGSTPIAEYIYTEANRRGKRVQALGGAKNHAVVLPDADIDNTVNALMGAAYGSCGERCMAISVVVAVGDQVADTLIAKLTPKIQALKIGAGTSCGLDMGPLVTGAARDKVKGYIDAGVAQGATLVVDGRGLSVPGNEAGFFVGGTLFDNVTRDMSIYQEEIFGPVLCVVRVGSLEDAMQLINDHEYGNGTCIFTRDGEAARLFCDEIEVGMVGVNVPLPVPVAYHSFGGWKRSLFGDLHAYGPDGVRFYTKRKTITQRWPQRASHEAAQFAFPSNG; from the coding sequence ATGAGTACCGTCGCCCACTTCATCAATGGCGAAATCGTGCTGCGCAGCGGCCGCACCGCCCAGGTCTTCAACCCGTCCATCGGCGAGCCGGTGCGTCAGGTCGAACTGGCCGACCGCGCCACCATCCAGGCCGCCATCGACGCCGCCAAGGCTGCCTTCCCGGCCTGGCGCAACACCCCGCCGGCCAAGCGCGCCCAGGTCATGTTCCGCTTCAAGGTTCTGCTTGAGGCCAACAAGGACAAGATCGCTGCGATGATCAGCGAAGAGCACGGCAAGACCCTGGAAGACGCCGTCGGCGAACTGCAGCGCGGCATCGAGAACGTCGAGTACGCCTGTGGCGCCCCCGAGCTGCTGAAAGGCGAATACAACCGCAACGCCGGCCCGAACATCGACAGCTGGTCCGACCACCAGCCGCTGGGCGTGGTTGCCGGTATCACCCCGTTCAACTTCCCGGCCATGGTGCCGCTGTGGATGTACCCGCTGGCCATCGTCTGCGGCAACTGCTTCATCCTCAAGCCGTCCGAGCGCGACCCGAGCTCCACCCTGTTCATCGCCCAGCTGCTGCACGAAGCCGGCCTGCCCAAGGGCGTGATCGGCGTGATCAACGGCGACAAGGAAGCGGTGGACGCGCTGATCGAAGCGCCGGAAGTCAAAGCCATCAGCTTCGTCGGCTCGACCCCGATCGCCGAATACATCTACACCGAGGCCAACCGTCGCGGTAAGCGCGTGCAGGCCCTGGGCGGCGCCAAGAACCACGCCGTGGTACTGCCGGACGCCGACATCGACAACACCGTCAACGCCCTGATGGGCGCCGCCTACGGCTCCTGCGGCGAGCGCTGCATGGCCATCTCCGTGGTGGTTGCCGTGGGTGACCAGGTTGCCGACACCCTGATCGCCAAGCTGACCCCGAAAATCCAGGCGCTGAAAATCGGTGCCGGCACCTCCTGCGGCCTCGACATGGGCCCGCTGGTTACCGGCGCGGCGCGTGACAAGGTCAAGGGCTACATCGACGCCGGCGTGGCCCAGGGCGCGACCCTGGTGGTCGACGGCCGCGGCCTGTCGGTACCGGGCAACGAAGCTGGCTTCTTCGTCGGCGGCACCCTGTTCGACAACGTCACCCGTGACATGAGCATCTACCAGGAAGAGATCTTCGGCCCGGTACTCTGCGTGGTACGCGTCGGCAGCCTGGAAGACGCCATGCAGCTGATCAACGACCACGAATACGGCAACGGCACCTGCATCTTCACCCGCGATGGTGAAGCGGCGCGCCTGTTCTGCGACGAGATCGAAGTCGGCATGGTCGGCGTCAACGTACCGCTGCCGGTACCGGTGGCCTACCACAGCTTCGGCGGCTGGAAGCGCTCGCTGTTCGGCGACCTGCACGCCTACGGCCCGGACGGTGTGCGCTTCTACACCAAGCGCAAGACCATCACCCAGCGCTGGCCGCAGCGCGCCAGCCACGAGGCGGCGCAGTTCGCCTTCCCGAGCAACGGCTGA
- a CDS encoding cyclic nucleotide-binding domain-containing protein, with protein MYLLGEQPAYADQLIQRLQSLPAQLLDGLQPSGPPLRLEQVEDLAKILPGNQLYIIESGLLHALVDERPLFYLQEGDLVGLRQGIDLPSCRYSSEEPLTLNPFNRSDVFKHIYGSEQRQELFIQYLIGHTALLSDALARLKQPEIRPATGFQHFAAGEELIHQGDDADHVFVIIEGHAEAHVDGQKVGDVQKDEIFGAMAVFTREKRSATVIASEPCTVMVIPKDQFLSLMQSNPRIAHSLIESMARRIDLLNKEVTQLRLQREPA; from the coding sequence ATGTACCTACTCGGGGAGCAACCGGCCTACGCCGACCAACTGATCCAGCGCCTGCAGAGCCTGCCCGCGCAGCTGCTCGACGGCCTGCAGCCAAGCGGCCCGCCGCTGCGCCTGGAACAGGTCGAGGATCTGGCGAAGATCCTGCCGGGCAACCAGTTGTACATCATCGAGAGCGGCCTGCTGCACGCCCTGGTCGACGAGCGCCCGCTGTTCTATCTGCAGGAAGGCGACCTGGTCGGCCTGCGTCAGGGCATCGATCTGCCGAGCTGCCGCTACAGCAGCGAAGAGCCGCTGACCCTGAACCCCTTCAATCGCAGCGACGTGTTCAAGCACATCTACGGCAGCGAGCAGCGCCAGGAACTGTTCATCCAGTACCTGATCGGCCATACCGCCCTGCTGTCCGACGCCCTGGCCCGCCTCAAGCAGCCGGAAATCCGTCCGGCCACCGGCTTCCAGCATTTTGCCGCCGGCGAAGAACTGATCCACCAGGGCGATGACGCCGACCACGTGTTCGTCATCATCGAAGGCCACGCCGAGGCGCATGTCGACGGGCAGAAGGTCGGCGACGTGCAGAAGGACGAGATCTTCGGCGCCATGGCCGTGTTCACCCGCGAGAAGCGCAGCGCCACGGTGATCGCCAGCGAGCCCTGCACCGTCATGGTCATCCCCAAGGATCAATTCCTCAGCCTGATGCAGAGCAACCCACGCATCGCCCACAGCCTGATCGAGAGCATGGCGCGACGCATCGACCTGCTCAACAAGGAAGTCACCCAGCTGCGCCTGCAGCGCGAACCAGCCTGA
- a CDS encoding ABC transporter substrate-binding protein, producing the protein MVRWRFALALALLPACLARAGEEIVLASPAYWCPFSCTAGSVREGFTVEIIRTIFARHGIPVRLVNENYSRALNDVRSGRYTASPSTLRDEAPDFVYPEEAVSSNRFCFYTRASDDWRYHGVQSLATRNTGIIQGYSYGAELDAYIRQHGQVFQLHAGNDLTERLLKQLLLKRFDTFVEEENLVAYTQHQQPQEGIRKAGCIGGTLAYMAIGPGHPQAQEYARLFSEGMREIRANGVLQRILARYGLKDWQP; encoded by the coding sequence ATGGTGAGGTGGCGATTCGCGCTGGCGCTGGCCCTGCTGCCGGCCTGCCTGGCGAGGGCCGGGGAGGAAATCGTCCTGGCTTCGCCGGCCTACTGGTGTCCGTTCAGCTGTACGGCCGGCAGCGTACGGGAAGGCTTCACCGTCGAGATCATCCGCACCATCTTCGCCCGCCACGGCATCCCGGTGCGCCTGGTCAACGAGAACTACAGCCGCGCCCTCAACGATGTGCGCAGCGGCCGCTACACCGCCTCGCCCTCGACCCTGCGCGATGAAGCACCGGACTTCGTCTACCCCGAGGAAGCGGTGTCCTCCAACCGCTTCTGCTTCTACACCCGGGCCAGCGACGACTGGCGCTACCACGGTGTGCAGAGCCTGGCCACGCGCAACACCGGAATCATCCAGGGCTACTCCTACGGCGCCGAGCTGGATGCCTATATCCGCCAGCACGGCCAGGTCTTCCAGCTGCACGCCGGCAACGATCTGACCGAGCGCCTGCTCAAGCAACTGCTGCTCAAGCGCTTCGATACCTTCGTCGAGGAGGAAAACCTGGTGGCCTACACCCAGCACCAGCAGCCGCAGGAAGGCATCCGCAAGGCCGGCTGCATCGGCGGCACGCTGGCCTACATGGCCATCGGCCCGGGGCACCCGCAGGCACAGGAGTACGCCCGGCTGTTCAGCGAGGGGATGCGCGAGATACGCGCGAACGGGGTTTTGCAGCGGATATTGGCCCGCTACGGCCTGAAAGACTGGCAGCCCTGA
- a CDS encoding gamma-glutamyl-gamma-aminobutyrate hydrolase family protein, with protein sequence MIGLPLCRWQLTDRDIGWFHLVGEKYIQSVTGFGAFPLMIPAFGDDLDMETVLDSVSGIMFGGSLSNVHPSCYGDDHPGLGLADKPRDATVLRLMRACIDRGIPFLGICRGVQELNVLYGGTLHREVHNVPGRLDHREVKDVPDNVAYGPIHKVALTEGGVLHQLLGEREISVNSLHGQGIDRLGEGLQVEAVCEDGQIEAVSVIGAKAFAVGVQWHPEYRYWEKADYNALIGAFHEAAREYQAKKSERKRAAVVV encoded by the coding sequence ATGATTGGCCTTCCCCTGTGCCGCTGGCAGCTGACCGACCGCGATATCGGCTGGTTCCATCTGGTGGGCGAGAAGTACATCCAGTCCGTCACCGGCTTCGGCGCCTTCCCGCTGATGATCCCGGCCTTCGGCGATGACCTGGACATGGAAACCGTGCTCGACAGCGTCTCCGGCATCATGTTCGGCGGCTCGCTGTCCAACGTGCACCCCAGCTGCTACGGCGACGACCACCCCGGCCTGGGCCTGGCCGACAAACCCCGCGACGCCACCGTGCTGCGCCTGATGCGCGCCTGCATCGACCGCGGCATTCCCTTCCTCGGCATCTGCCGTGGCGTGCAGGAACTCAACGTGCTGTACGGCGGCACCCTGCACCGCGAAGTGCACAACGTGCCGGGTCGCCTCGACCACCGCGAAGTGAAGGATGTGCCGGACAACGTGGCCTACGGCCCGATCCACAAGGTCGCCCTGACCGAAGGTGGCGTGCTGCACCAACTGCTCGGCGAGCGCGAGATCAGCGTTAACTCGCTGCATGGGCAGGGCATCGATCGCCTCGGTGAGGGGCTACAGGTCGAGGCCGTGTGTGAGGATGGGCAGATCGAGGCGGTCAGTGTGATCGGCGCCAAGGCGTTTGCCGTTGGCGTGCAGTGGCACCCGGAGTATCGCTATTGGGAGAAGGCCGATTACAACGCACTGATTGGGGCGTTTCATGAGGCGGCGCGGGAGTATCAGGCGAAGAAGTCTGAGCGGAAGAGGGCGGCGGTAGTGGTCTGA
- a CDS encoding cupin domain-containing protein produces MSQRPQAVPTVQVDNERVIVTEWRFAPGAETGRHCHGYDYVVVPMTNGTLLLETPEGDKHAPLVAGQAYFRKAGVEHNVINASDHEVVFVETEIK; encoded by the coding sequence ATGAGCCAGCGGCCGCAGGCAGTGCCCACCGTGCAGGTGGACAACGAGCGGGTGATCGTCACCGAGTGGCGCTTCGCCCCCGGCGCGGAAACCGGTCGCCACTGCCACGGCTACGACTACGTGGTGGTGCCGATGACCAACGGCACCCTGCTGCTGGAAACCCCCGAGGGCGACAAGCATGCGCCCCTGGTGGCCGGCCAGGCGTACTTCCGCAAGGCCGGGGTCGAGCACAACGTGATCAACGCCAGCGACCACGAAGTGGTCTTTGTCGAAACCGAAATCAAATGA
- a CDS encoding TfoX/Sxy family protein: MNDELQHLKNLGKTSAQWLHAVGIHNATDLRRLGAVDAYRAVRARGFRASKVLLYAIEGALLDVHWNQLPPAHKAELNGQVDALGLSNKS; encoded by the coding sequence ATGAACGATGAACTACAGCACCTGAAAAACCTGGGTAAAACCTCCGCGCAGTGGCTGCATGCGGTGGGTATCCACAACGCCACCGACCTGCGCCGCCTGGGCGCGGTGGACGCCTACCGCGCCGTGCGTGCCCGCGGGTTCCGCGCGTCCAAGGTGCTGCTCTATGCCATCGAGGGCGCCCTGCTCGATGTCCACTGGAACCAGCTGCCGCCGGCGCACAAGGCAGAACTGAACGGTCAGGTCGACGCCCTGGGGCTGAGCAACAAGAGCTAG
- a CDS encoding LEA type 2 family protein translates to MSQLLRFLLLASLLLVLTACSSLFPRDPLHIDLVGLEPLPGQDLEMRFAVVLRVQNPNDDNLDYNGVALDLAINGQPLASGVSAEAGQVPRFGEALVRIPMSVSTFSLVRQAWAASGYRQGQNLPYRLHGKLANGLFGTVRFNASGTLNWPTPASTP, encoded by the coding sequence ATGTCCCAGCTACTCCGCTTTCTGCTCCTCGCCAGCCTGCTGCTCGTCCTCACAGCCTGCAGCAGCCTGTTCCCGCGCGACCCGCTGCACATCGACCTGGTCGGCCTCGAGCCGCTGCCCGGACAGGACCTGGAAATGCGCTTTGCCGTGGTGCTACGGGTGCAGAATCCCAACGACGACAACCTCGACTACAACGGCGTGGCACTTGATCTGGCCATTAACGGCCAACCCCTGGCCAGCGGCGTCAGCGCCGAGGCCGGGCAGGTGCCGCGCTTCGGCGAAGCCCTGGTGCGCATTCCCATGAGCGTCTCGACCTTCTCCCTGGTACGCCAGGCCTGGGCTGCGTCCGGCTATCGCCAGGGCCAGAACCTGCCCTACCGGCTCCACGGCAAGCTGGCCAACGGCCTGTTCGGCACCGTGCGCTTCAACGCCAGCGGCACGCTGAACTGGCCGACGCCCGCCAGCACACCCTGA
- a CDS encoding zinc ribbon domain-containing protein YjdM, with the protein MSTLPPCPQCQSEYTYEDGALLVCPECAHEWSASAVAEAGDGEKVIKDSVGNVLQDGDSVTVIKDLKVKGSSLVVKVGTKVKGIRLVDGDHDIDCKIDGIGAMKLKSEFVRKV; encoded by the coding sequence GTGAGCACCCTGCCGCCCTGCCCCCAATGCCAGTCCGAATACACCTACGAAGACGGCGCGCTGCTGGTCTGCCCGGAATGCGCCCATGAATGGTCGGCCAGCGCCGTGGCGGAAGCCGGCGATGGCGAGAAAGTGATCAAGGACTCGGTGGGCAACGTGCTGCAGGACGGCGACAGCGTCACCGTGATCAAGGATCTCAAGGTCAAGGGCTCGTCCCTGGTGGTCAAGGTCGGCACCAAGGTCAAAGGTATCCGCCTGGTCGACGGCGACCACGACATCGACTGCAAGATCGACGGCATCGGCGCAATGAAGCTCAAGTCGGAGTTCGTTCGCAAGGTCTGA
- a CDS encoding gamma-glutamyl-gamma-aminobutyrate hydrolase family protein — translation MRRPLIALSLCRWQLKDRDEGWYHLVGEKYVRVITNYGAFPFTVPALASDLDIDTVLENVSGLIFGGSISNIHPSFYGDDSEGVGLEDRDRDATVFPLMAAAIERGIPVLGICRGIQEMNVLFGGTLHRHVHEVEGRLDHREIDAEDEVCYAPIHDVTLTEGGVLHALHGVTQLRVNSLHGQGIARLGEGLQVEAVAEDGQIEAISVKGAKSFALAVQWHPEYHSRENPDYDLFITAFHDAVKDYQLSRSNSMACA, via the coding sequence ATGCGTAGGCCGTTGATTGCTCTCTCGCTTTGTCGCTGGCAGTTGAAAGATCGCGACGAGGGCTGGTATCACCTTGTGGGCGAGAAGTACGTTCGGGTTATTACCAACTATGGGGCATTCCCCTTCACTGTCCCGGCGTTAGCCAGTGATCTGGATATTGATACGGTGCTGGAAAATGTATCGGGCTTGATCTTCGGCGGTTCGATTTCGAATATCCATCCAAGTTTCTACGGCGATGACAGCGAAGGCGTGGGCCTGGAGGACCGCGACCGCGATGCCACGGTTTTTCCGTTGATGGCTGCAGCTATTGAGCGTGGCATTCCGGTATTGGGGATTTGTCGCGGTATTCAGGAAATGAACGTGCTGTTCGGCGGCACCCTACACCGCCATGTGCATGAAGTTGAAGGGCGCCTGGATCATCGTGAAATCGATGCCGAAGACGAGGTCTGCTATGCCCCGATTCATGACGTCACGCTGACTGAGGGTGGCGTGCTGCATGCACTGCATGGCGTTACCCAGTTGCGGGTCAACTCCTTGCACGGCCAGGGTATTGCGCGTCTGGGGGAGGGCTTGCAGGTAGAGGCTGTGGCCGAAGACGGCCAGATCGAAGCGATCAGCGTCAAGGGCGCCAAGTCGTTCGCGCTAGCCGTGCAATGGCACCCGGAGTATCACTCGAGAGAAAACCCGGACTACGACTTGTTCATTACCGCCTTCCACGATGCGGTTAAGGACTATCAACTCAGTCGTTCTAACTCGATGGCTTGCGCATAA
- a CDS encoding GNAT family N-acetyltransferase: MLTFDWLRHHPQHCAQLAEWLYRQFPYEFSEQSLADWQAEFAAGQHNGDWAMRIALQDCQPLGCAGLARDDLALRPELGPWLACVYVLPQARGQGLAERLIEDVCTAAREQGHERLYLHTQDRADYYARRGWTLLEHFQAWGATQHLLTREL, from the coding sequence ATGCTCACCTTCGACTGGCTCCGCCACCACCCCCAGCACTGCGCCCAATTGGCCGAGTGGCTGTACCGGCAATTCCCCTACGAATTCAGCGAACAGTCGCTGGCCGACTGGCAGGCCGAGTTCGCCGCTGGCCAGCACAATGGTGACTGGGCGATGCGCATCGCCCTGCAGGACTGCCAGCCGCTCGGCTGCGCCGGCCTGGCCCGTGACGACCTGGCCTTGCGCCCGGAACTCGGCCCCTGGCTGGCCTGCGTCTATGTGCTGCCACAGGCGCGGGGCCAGGGGCTGGCCGAGCGACTGATCGAAGATGTCTGCACGGCTGCCCGCGAGCAGGGCCACGAGCGCCTGTACCTGCATACGCAGGATCGCGCCGACTACTACGCCCGGCGTGGCTGGACTCTGCTGGAGCATTTTCAGGCCTGGGGCGCTACCCAGCACCTGCTGACGCGCGAGTTGTAG
- a CDS encoding LysR family transcriptional regulator produces MSTRRSDPLAQVSDFEIRLLRLFRSVVECGGFSAAESVLGIGRSAISQQMSDLEQRLGLRLCQRGRAGFALTEEGREVYQSALQLFGALESFRNGVNGLHRQLRGELHIGLTDNLVTVPHMRITHALARLKERGPDVRIQIRMTPPSEVEQGVLDGSLHVGVVPQGHPLSGLEYQPLYGERSQLYCAVGHPLFYVDDAQLSDTRLNAQEAIAPTFRLPPEIQAQYQVLNCTASASDREGMAFLILTGRYIGYLPDHYAQQWVQQGRLRVLKPASRFYDLTLASVTRKGRRAQLVLESFLEALAATGN; encoded by the coding sequence ATGAGTACGCGCCGCTCCGATCCCCTGGCCCAGGTCAGCGACTTTGAAATCCGCCTGCTGCGCCTGTTCCGCAGCGTGGTCGAGTGCGGTGGCTTCTCCGCCGCGGAAAGCGTGCTGGGCATCGGCCGCTCGGCGATCAGCCAGCAGATGAGCGACCTGGAGCAGCGCCTGGGCCTGCGCCTGTGCCAGCGCGGCCGCGCCGGCTTCGCCCTGACCGAAGAAGGTCGCGAGGTGTACCAGTCGGCGCTGCAGCTGTTCGGCGCGCTGGAGAGCTTCCGCAACGGGGTCAACGGCCTGCACCGCCAGCTGCGCGGCGAGCTGCATATCGGCCTTACCGACAACCTGGTGACCGTGCCGCATATGCGCATTACTCATGCGCTAGCACGGCTCAAGGAGCGCGGCCCGGATGTGCGCATCCAGATCCGCATGACCCCGCCCTCGGAGGTGGAACAGGGCGTACTCGACGGCAGCCTGCATGTCGGCGTGGTGCCCCAGGGCCATCCGCTGTCCGGCCTGGAGTACCAGCCGCTGTATGGCGAGCGCTCGCAGCTGTATTGCGCGGTGGGCCACCCGCTGTTCTACGTGGACGACGCGCAGCTGTCCGACACCCGCCTGAATGCCCAGGAGGCGATTGCCCCGACCTTCCGCCTGCCGCCGGAGATCCAGGCCCAGTACCAGGTGCTCAACTGCACGGCCAGCGCCTCGGATCGCGAGGGCATGGCCTTCCTGATTCTCACCGGGCGCTACATCGGCTACCTGCCCGACCACTACGCCCAGCAGTGGGTGCAGCAGGGCCGCCTGCGGGTGCTCAAGCCAGCCAGCCGCTTCTACGACCTGACCCTGGCCTCGGTGACGCGCAAGGGGCGGCGGGCGCAGCTGGTGCTGGAGAGTTTCCTCGAAGCGCTGGCGGCTACCGGCAACTGA
- a CDS encoding aspartate aminotransferase family protein encodes MNMPQTTTPSLASQLKLDAHWMPFSANRSFKRDPRLIVGAEGNYFIDDKGRRVFDSLSGLWTCGAGHNRKEIQDAVAKQLGTLDYAPGFQYGHPLSYLLAEKIAELTPAGLDHVFYTGSGSECADTSVKMAKAYWRLKGQPSKTKFIGRARGYHGVNIAGTSLGGIGGNRKMFGQMMDADHLPHTLQPHLAYTKGMAETGGVELANELLKLIELHDASNIAAVIVEPMSGSAGVIVPPQGYLQRLREICTQHNILLIFDEVITAFGRMGKWTGAEYFGVTPDIMNTAKQVTNGAIPLGAVIASSEIYNTFMQQAIPEHMVEFGHGYTYSGHPVACAAGLATLELLQRDNLIEQSAALAPVFEEKLHSLKGSKHIIDIRNCGLAGALQLAPRDGDGVIRPYEAGIKLWQAGFYVRFGGDTLQFGPTFNTKPEQLDTLFNAVGEILAKVD; translated from the coding sequence ATGAACATGCCGCAGACCACCACCCCGTCCCTGGCCAGCCAGCTCAAGCTGGATGCGCACTGGATGCCGTTCTCCGCCAACCGCAGCTTCAAGCGCGACCCGCGCCTGATCGTCGGCGCCGAAGGCAACTACTTCATCGACGACAAGGGCCGTCGCGTGTTCGACAGCCTGTCCGGCCTGTGGACCTGTGGCGCCGGGCACAACCGCAAGGAAATCCAGGACGCCGTGGCCAAGCAGCTGGGCACCCTGGATTACGCCCCGGGCTTCCAGTACGGCCACCCGCTGTCCTACCTGCTGGCCGAGAAGATCGCCGAGCTGACCCCGGCCGGCCTCGACCACGTGTTCTACACCGGCTCCGGCTCCGAATGCGCCGACACCTCGGTGAAGATGGCCAAGGCCTACTGGCGCCTGAAGGGCCAGCCGAGCAAGACCAAGTTCATCGGCCGCGCCCGTGGCTACCATGGCGTCAACATCGCCGGCACCTCGCTGGGCGGCATCGGCGGCAACCGCAAGATGTTCGGCCAGATGATGGACGCCGACCACCTGCCGCACACCCTGCAGCCGCACCTGGCCTACACCAAGGGCATGGCCGAGACCGGCGGCGTGGAGCTGGCCAACGAGCTGCTGAAGCTGATCGAACTGCATGACGCCTCCAACATCGCCGCCGTGATCGTCGAGCCGATGTCCGGTTCCGCTGGCGTGATCGTGCCGCCGCAGGGCTACCTGCAGCGCCTGCGCGAGATCTGCACCCAGCACAACATCCTGCTGATCTTCGACGAAGTGATCACCGCCTTCGGCCGCATGGGCAAGTGGACGGGGGCCGAATACTTCGGCGTCACCCCGGACATCATGAACACCGCCAAACAGGTCACCAACGGTGCCATCCCGCTGGGCGCGGTGATCGCCTCCAGCGAGATCTACAACACCTTCATGCAGCAGGCGATTCCGGAGCACATGGTCGAGTTCGGCCACGGCTACACCTACTCCGGCCACCCGGTTGCCTGTGCCGCCGGCCTGGCCACCCTGGAGCTGCTGCAGCGCGACAACCTGATCGAGCAGTCCGCCGCCCTGGCGCCGGTGTTCGAAGAGAAGCTGCACAGCCTCAAAGGTAGCAAGCACATCATCGACATCCGCAACTGCGGCCTGGCCGGTGCCCTGCAGCTGGCCCCGCGTGACGGCGACGGCGTGATCCGCCCATACGAGGCTGGCATCAAGCTGTGGCAAGCCGGTTTCTACGTACGCTTCGGCGGCGACACCCTGCAGTTCGGGCCGACCTTCAACACCAAGCCCGAGCAGCTGGACACCCTGTTCAACGCCGTCGGCGAAATCCTCGCCAAGGTCGACTGA
- a CDS encoding NYN domain-containing protein produces the protein MASKPTPPRQQKHLAVLIDADNASAAIVEGLFEEIAKFGIASVKRIYGDWTGPQLGGWKKVLLEHSIQPMQQFAYTTGKNATDSSLIIDAMDLLYTRRFDGFCLVSSDSDFTRLAARLREEGLEVIGFGEQKTPKPFVSACDKFIYTELLRSDAEPAEVEAAASAPAVAPQAAVAPDAKPAAPPAPVKVKPQKVPVDFIAKVIDDNSDEDGWCHLGALGMNISKLRSDFDSRLYGHKKLSDLIKAQNGRFELQERGTTATGGKSLYARNRKPVK, from the coding sequence ATGGCCAGCAAGCCCACCCCACCCCGCCAGCAGAAGCACCTTGCAGTGCTGATCGATGCCGACAATGCCTCCGCCGCAATTGTCGAAGGGTTGTTCGAAGAAATCGCCAAGTTCGGTATAGCCAGCGTCAAACGTATTTATGGCGACTGGACTGGCCCGCAGCTGGGCGGTTGGAAGAAGGTGCTGCTGGAACATTCGATTCAACCGATGCAGCAGTTTGCCTACACCACCGGCAAGAACGCCACCGACAGTTCGCTGATCATCGATGCCATGGATCTGCTCTACACCCGGCGCTTCGATGGTTTCTGCCTGGTGTCCAGCGATAGCGACTTCACACGCCTGGCTGCACGCCTGCGCGAGGAAGGGCTGGAGGTAATCGGCTTTGGCGAGCAGAAGACACCTAAGCCGTTCGTGTCAGCGTGCGACAAGTTCATCTACACAGAGCTGCTGCGCAGCGATGCCGAGCCGGCCGAAGTAGAGGCTGCCGCCAGTGCTCCGGCGGTAGCACCGCAGGCCGCCGTGGCGCCGGACGCCAAACCTGCAGCGCCGCCTGCACCGGTCAAAGTGAAGCCACAGAAAGTGCCGGTGGACTTTATCGCCAAGGTGATCGACGACAACTCGGATGAGGATGGCTGGTGTCACCTGGGCGCACTGGGGATGAATATCAGCAAGCTGCGCTCGGACTTCGACTCACGCCTATATGGGCACAAGAAGCTGAGTGACCTGATTAAGGCGCAAAACGGCCGTTTTGAATTGCAGGAGCGAGGCACTACAGCCACTGGTGGTAAGTCGCTTTATGCACGCAATCGCAAGCCTGTGAAGTGA
- a CDS encoding TetR/AcrR family transcriptional regulator codes for MPAATPPVSSVGKPAGRIRQKNEKAIIAAAEIEFARHGYKGTSMNSIAQAVGLPKANLHYYFNNKQGLYVAVLNNILDQWDDTFSSLNVNDDPAEALSRYIRSKVEFSRTQPLASRIFAMEVISGGECLTSHFTQDYRDWFRGRAAVFQAWIDAGKMEPIDPVHLIFLLWGSTQHYADFASQICRLTGKSSLKRADFDEAADNLERIILRGCGLTPPKRG; via the coding sequence ATGCCCGCAGCAACTCCCCCCGTTTCCAGCGTCGGCAAACCCGCCGGGCGCATCCGTCAGAAAAATGAGAAGGCGATCATCGCCGCCGCCGAAATCGAATTCGCCCGCCACGGCTACAAGGGCACCAGCATGAACAGCATCGCCCAGGCGGTGGGGCTGCCCAAGGCCAACCTGCACTACTACTTCAACAACAAGCAGGGGCTGTACGTTGCGGTACTGAACAACATCCTCGACCAGTGGGACGACACCTTCAGCTCGCTGAACGTGAACGACGACCCGGCCGAGGCGCTGAGCCGCTATATCCGCTCCAAGGTCGAGTTCTCGCGCACCCAGCCGCTGGCCTCGCGCATCTTCGCCATGGAAGTGATCAGCGGCGGCGAGTGCCTGACCAGCCACTTCACCCAGGACTACCGCGACTGGTTCCGCGGCCGCGCCGCGGTGTTCCAGGCCTGGATCGACGCCGGCAAGATGGAGCCGATCGACCCGGTGCACCTGATCTTCCTGCTGTGGGGCAGCACCCAGCACTACGCCGACTTCGCCAGCCAGATCTGCCGCCTGACCGGCAAGAGCAGCCTCAAGCGCGCCGACTTCGATGAAGCCGCCGACAACTTGGAACGCATCATCCTCAGAGGCTGCGGGCTGACACCGCCGAAGCGCGGCTAG